The following proteins are co-located in the Pseudomonas sp. DY-1 genome:
- the nadS gene encoding NadS family protein produces the protein MSKFFEDLLESVQQMDEIHRGERKPSREFTVDALQVKEIRKATGLTQAKFAAMIDVQLGTLRNWEQGRREPTGPAKALLRAIHNDPKHVIQALSH, from the coding sequence ATGAGCAAATTCTTTGAAGACCTTCTGGAAAGCGTCCAGCAAATGGACGAGATCCACCGTGGCGAGCGTAAGCCTTCACGGGAGTTCACCGTGGACGCGCTGCAGGTGAAGGAAATCCGCAAGGCCACTGGCCTGACCCAAGCCAAGTTTGCGGCCATGATCGATGTGCAGCTCGGCACGTTGCGCAACTGGGAACAAGGTCGGCGTGAACCCACTGGCCCGGCCAAGGCGCTGCTGCGGGCCATCCACAATGACCCCAAACACGTCATCCAGGCACTGTCTCACTGA
- a CDS encoding helix-turn-helix transcriptional regulator — protein MIKARVIEILKSSGIRLPELEERTGISRYTWNNLKNPARKREIKEEEILAIAKVFPQYRWWMLTGEVAPEMGQTSPDYDAAHSNLPNQSAG, from the coding sequence ATGATAAAGGCTCGCGTTATAGAAATTTTGAAAAGCTCCGGCATCCGCCTACCGGAGCTTGAAGAGCGGACGGGAATCAGCCGCTATACCTGGAACAATCTGAAGAACCCTGCCCGCAAGAGGGAGATCAAAGAAGAGGAGATTCTGGCTATCGCCAAAGTGTTCCCTCAATACAGGTGGTGGATGCTGACTGGTGAAGTTGCTCCAGAAATGGGCCAAACCAGTCCTGATTACGATGCAGCGCATTCAAACTTGCCAAATCAAAGCGCGGGATAG
- a CDS encoding DNA-binding protein produces the protein MELEELDPRALIGPQQDVETIESWAERNGVAYGVVRAWAMKGVLPTVKLGKRRMVNSAMLRTWLLEQEWTA, from the coding sequence ATGGAACTGGAAGAGCTTGACCCGCGCGCGCTGATCGGCCCGCAACAGGACGTTGAAACCATCGAGAGCTGGGCCGAACGCAACGGCGTCGCATACGGCGTTGTCCGGGCCTGGGCCATGAAGGGTGTGCTGCCCACCGTGAAGCTGGGCAAGCGCCGCATGGTCAACAGCGCCATGCTCCGCACCTGGCTCCTGGAGCAGGAGTGGACGGCATGA
- a CDS encoding DNA-binding protein produces MGNDHDVVWGWIRNGYIPSHKVGKYVMVNVALLTQQLLEKEWTA; encoded by the coding sequence ATGGGCAACGACCACGACGTGGTGTGGGGCTGGATTCGCAACGGCTACATCCCGTCGCACAAGGTGGGCAAGTACGTGATGGTCAACGTGGCGCTCCTGACCCAGCAGTTACTGGAAAAGGAGTGGACGGCGTGA
- a CDS encoding major capsid protein has translation MRIKQLRSRISAAVGTAAAVVGSAVHAAVPTEATTALTTAGTDVGTIGWAVFGVLVAAAAFKYMRRAL, from the coding sequence ATGCGTATCAAGCAACTGCGTTCCCGCATCTCCGCTGCCGTTGGCACCGCCGCCGCTGTCGTCGGCAGTGCCGTCCATGCCGCGGTGCCGACCGAGGCCACCACCGCACTGACCACCGCTGGGACCGACGTCGGGACCATCGGCTGGGCCGTGTTCGGCGTCCTCGTCGCGGCGGCTGCGTTCAAGTACATGCGCCGCGCCCTGTAA
- a CDS encoding virulence factor TspB C-terminal domain-related protein, giving the protein MGDYTGGGAIGGRTDPPGVVCQGSCQYAWDSAGPTNVYRFVDGTPNGVFGLFSYKGNGVSCSAEDSPNKGPSSLEAQSKSESSCTDKVTDGEGRVHMTCQTSSEYTNPGSCDRGQVNGETVCIPNSPSPSQQKTETEKEITEVTNPDGSKTTTTSETTTTTNCSGTKSCTTSVTNNTSVSHTNADGSKGDESSTCTGSGCKDGDGKSQDDKDKEKEEKEEDESVATGLACTETVACEGDAIQCAILRQEKEQKCAAEELNDFAAHKDDIEGFLADADPGNPESPQLQVPSFIDSGARWLPSGTCPADQSLNLQTLGGRSFSLSFEPLCAAVNDLSYVLVAIAAVAAALYVGRAFGGA; this is encoded by the coding sequence ATGGGCGACTACACCGGAGGTGGTGCCATCGGTGGCCGCACCGACCCTCCCGGCGTGGTCTGCCAGGGTTCCTGCCAGTACGCCTGGGACAGCGCCGGACCCACCAACGTCTACCGCTTCGTCGATGGCACGCCCAATGGCGTGTTCGGCCTGTTCTCGTACAAGGGCAACGGCGTGTCCTGTAGCGCCGAAGACAGCCCTAACAAGGGCCCGTCCTCCCTGGAGGCGCAATCCAAATCCGAGTCCAGCTGCACCGACAAGGTGACCGACGGAGAAGGGCGGGTGCATATGACCTGCCAGACCAGCAGCGAATACACCAATCCCGGCTCCTGCGACCGGGGCCAGGTTAACGGCGAAACCGTGTGCATTCCCAACAGCCCGTCGCCCTCGCAGCAGAAGACCGAGACCGAAAAAGAAATCACCGAGGTCACCAACCCGGACGGCTCCAAGACCACCACCACCAGCGAAACCACCACTACGACCAACTGCTCCGGCACTAAGTCCTGCACCACCAGCGTGACCAACAACACCTCCGTCAGCCACACCAACGCCGACGGCAGCAAGGGCGATGAGTCCTCCACCTGCACCGGCTCCGGCTGCAAGGACGGCGACGGCAAATCGCAGGACGACAAGGACAAGGAGAAAGAAGAGAAGGAAGAAGACGAGTCGGTAGCGACCGGCCTGGCCTGTACGGAAACCGTGGCGTGCGAAGGGGATGCTATTCAGTGCGCGATTCTGCGGCAGGAAAAGGAGCAGAAGTGCGCGGCTGAAGAACTGAACGACTTCGCGGCGCACAAGGACGATATCGAAGGCTTCCTCGCCGACGCCGATCCCGGCAACCCCGAATCGCCGCAACTCCAGGTGCCGTCCTTCATCGACTCCGGGGCCCGCTGGCTCCCGTCCGGCACCTGTCCAGCGGACCAGTCGCTCAACCTGCAAACCCTGGGTGGCCGCAGCTTCTCGCTGTCCTTTGAACCGCTCTGCGCGGCGGTCAACGACCTGTCCTATGTCCTCGTGGCCATTGCTGCCGTTGCGGCGGCGCTCTACGTGGGCCGAGCCTTTGGAGGTGCCTGA
- a CDS encoding DUF2523 domain-containing protein, whose amino-acid sequence MQFLFIAQLIMMIIGPAVRLVLRMLGVGFVTYVGYNIALNGAESYIMSRVGSSGVIVQQMLGMAKFDVIVNIYLSAITTRMVLSGLDKAADLKRKQVWRAPGGSSIEA is encoded by the coding sequence ATGCAATTCCTCTTCATCGCCCAGCTCATCATGATGATCATCGGCCCCGCCGTGCGCCTGGTGCTGCGCATGCTCGGCGTCGGCTTCGTCACCTACGTCGGCTACAACATCGCGCTCAACGGGGCCGAGTCCTACATCATGAGCCGGGTGGGCAGCAGCGGCGTGATCGTCCAGCAGATGCTCGGCATGGCGAAGTTCGACGTGATCGTGAACATCTACCTGTCCGCCATCACCACCCGCATGGTCCTGTCCGGTCTGGACAAGGCCGCAGACCTCAAACGCAAGCAAGTCTGGCGCGCCCCTGGCGGCAGCTCGATTGAAGCGTAA
- a CDS encoding zonular occludens toxin domain-containing protein — MIILRTGKPGHGKTLNAIREIDEKAFKAGRVVYYHNVTGLKPEKLQAAWFEFDDATKWYELPADAIIVVDEAQGSAAVPMFGVRDPRKPIPEHVSRLELIRKNGHELHLITQDPRFLDVHARRLADGHIHFVRVFKSAQLLRFESQFVIEEVEKKTAFKDADKQPVKIDRRFFDVYQSANAGHHFKVKLPKKFLLASLVIVVAAGLVFRAVERYKEGALQDQASPAAAEKSLVDKVSDKVDSVLAPEATAAPKTKAQYLASREPRIPDIPSSAPVYDELTKPVSHPRMYCLSTSDPFLVAKRPPDTVKDGVSCQCYSQQATRVATSFDFCFNAATYGFFDASLPDRQSLENARANPPPTTGPAQVPPFGPDAPPKQVRVTQVPYVKGEFLW; from the coding sequence ATGATCATTCTGAGGACCGGCAAGCCCGGTCATGGCAAGACCCTCAACGCCATCCGCGAAATCGATGAGAAAGCCTTCAAGGCGGGCCGCGTCGTCTACTACCACAACGTCACCGGGCTCAAACCGGAGAAGCTGCAGGCGGCCTGGTTCGAGTTCGATGACGCCACCAAATGGTATGAGCTGCCCGCCGACGCCATCATCGTCGTGGACGAAGCCCAGGGCTCGGCGGCGGTGCCCATGTTCGGCGTTCGCGATCCGCGCAAACCGATTCCCGAGCACGTCAGCCGCCTGGAGTTGATCCGCAAGAACGGTCACGAGCTGCACCTGATCACCCAGGACCCGCGCTTCCTGGATGTGCACGCGCGCCGTCTCGCCGATGGGCATATCCACTTCGTGCGGGTGTTCAAGTCGGCCCAGCTGCTGCGCTTCGAATCGCAGTTCGTCATCGAGGAGGTGGAAAAGAAAACCGCCTTCAAGGACGCCGACAAGCAGCCGGTGAAAATCGACCGGCGTTTCTTCGACGTCTACCAGAGCGCCAACGCGGGCCACCACTTCAAGGTCAAGCTGCCGAAGAAATTCCTGCTCGCCTCGCTGGTGATCGTCGTGGCGGCGGGCTTGGTCTTCCGCGCAGTGGAACGCTACAAGGAAGGCGCCTTGCAGGACCAGGCCAGCCCTGCGGCGGCAGAAAAGTCCCTGGTGGACAAGGTCAGCGACAAGGTGGATTCGGTGTTGGCGCCCGAGGCCACGGCGGCACCCAAGACCAAGGCGCAGTACCTGGCCAGCCGCGAACCGAGGATTCCTGATATTCCATCCTCGGCGCCGGTGTACGACGAACTGACCAAACCGGTGAGCCATCCCCGGATGTACTGCCTGTCCACCTCGGACCCCTTCCTGGTGGCCAAGCGTCCCCCGGACACGGTGAAGGATGGCGTCTCCTGCCAGTGCTACAGCCAGCAGGCCACCCGCGTGGCGACCTCCTTCGACTTCTGCTTCAACGCGGCCACCTACGGCTTCTTCGACGCCAGCCTGCCGGACCGGCAATCGCTGGAGAACGCCAGGGCCAATCCGCCGCCCACCACCGGCCCCGCCCAGGTACCGCCTTTCGGCCCCGATGCGCCACCCAAGCAGGTACGCGTTACCCAAGTGCCCTATGTGAAGGGGGAGTTCCTGTGGTGA
- a CDS encoding tyrosine-type recombinase/integrase: MAIVQLSDGRWRVDVEPIKGKRFRKTLKTKGEAQRFEATCRSKCIETPNWSPKPKDRRRLSELVQLWYELHGVSLTDGHRRFAILKTTAQSMGDPIARSVEGAHVASIRAKWMAKGVKGKTANNRLGYLKAVYNELYKLDVIDYPCPFSRIQPVRLQERPLAYLTKPQIAELLEALRTRDTAPHTYMVALICLSTGARWGEAQALTPERIGSGVITFANTKSKRVRAVPVAPSLVESMQKHWREHGPFSNCIGVFRKVLLETSINPPKGQSSHILRHTFAAHFIMGGGHIVTLKEILGHASLSMTMRYAHLAPEHLHDAIRLGPMADFTLPPANQ; this comes from the coding sequence GTGGCCATCGTTCAGTTGTCCGATGGTCGTTGGCGAGTCGATGTGGAGCCAATCAAGGGCAAGCGATTCCGCAAGACGCTGAAGACCAAGGGCGAGGCCCAGCGCTTCGAAGCGACCTGCCGATCCAAGTGCATCGAAACGCCCAACTGGAGCCCCAAACCCAAGGATCGTCGCCGTCTCTCCGAGCTGGTTCAGCTCTGGTATGAGTTGCACGGGGTCTCCCTCACGGATGGCCATCGCCGCTTTGCCATTCTCAAGACCACCGCTCAGAGCATGGGTGACCCAATAGCGCGATCTGTCGAAGGCGCCCATGTTGCGTCGATCCGTGCCAAGTGGATGGCGAAAGGTGTGAAGGGCAAGACGGCGAACAACCGGCTGGGCTACCTCAAGGCGGTGTACAACGAGCTGTACAAGCTGGATGTGATCGACTACCCGTGCCCGTTCAGCCGTATCCAGCCCGTCCGCTTGCAGGAACGGCCGCTGGCCTACCTGACCAAGCCGCAGATAGCCGAGCTGCTGGAAGCGCTACGCACTCGGGACACGGCGCCGCATACCTACATGGTCGCGCTGATCTGCCTATCGACGGGAGCACGATGGGGCGAGGCGCAGGCTTTGACCCCGGAAAGGATCGGCTCGGGCGTCATAACCTTCGCTAACACCAAGTCGAAGCGAGTGAGGGCAGTCCCGGTGGCTCCGTCCCTGGTGGAGTCGATGCAAAAGCACTGGCGTGAGCATGGCCCGTTCAGCAACTGCATCGGCGTGTTCCGCAAGGTGCTTCTCGAAACCTCGATCAACCCGCCCAAGGGCCAGTCGAGCCACATTCTGCGTCACACCTTCGCTGCCCACTTCATCATGGGTGGCGGGCACATTGTGACGTTGAAGGAGATCCTGGGGCATGCCTCGCTGAGCATGACGATGCGCTACGCACACCTGGCTCCCGAGCATTTGCATGATGCGATCAGGCTTGGGCCGATGGCCGATTTCACTCTACCGCCTGCTAACCAATGA
- a CDS encoding type II toxin-antitoxin system RelE/ParE family toxin encodes MIFIETPIFTKRLRELLSDDSYAAFQRQLAERPDMGDVIEGTGGIRKVRVASGGHGKRGGSRVIYYHFTSASQIALLLIYPKNEKDDLSADERKVLKQIIERWR; translated from the coding sequence ATGATCTTTATTGAGACTCCGATCTTCACCAAGCGTCTGCGTGAGTTGCTCAGCGACGACAGCTATGCGGCGTTTCAGCGCCAGTTGGCCGAGCGGCCGGATATGGGCGACGTGATCGAAGGCACCGGAGGTATTCGCAAAGTGCGTGTCGCCTCGGGTGGACACGGTAAGCGGGGCGGGTCCAGGGTCATCTACTACCACTTCACTTCGGCTTCGCAGATTGCACTGCTGCTGATCTACCCGAAGAACGAGAAGGATGATCTGTCGGCCGATGAGCGAAAGGTGCTCAAGCAAATCATTGAGCGGTGGAGGTAA
- a CDS encoding DNA-binding protein, which translates to MERERFDLSLKDLLSPPPVMPWREFADWIRMGNDHDVVWGWIRNGYIPSHKVGKYVMVNVALLTQQLLEKEWTA; encoded by the coding sequence ATGGAAAGGGAACGCTTCGACCTGTCACTCAAAGACCTGCTCAGCCCGCCCCCGGTAATGCCCTGGCGCGAATTCGCGGACTGGATTCGCATGGGCAACGACCACGACGTGGTGTGGGGCTGGATTCGCAACGGCTACATCCCGTCGCACAAGGTGGGCAAGTACGTGATGGTCAACGTGGCGCTCCTGACCCAGCAGTTACTGGAAAAGGAGTGGACGGCGTGA
- a CDS encoding DUF5447 family protein gives MNTLDRYRRLAHAANCDCSVCWSRRELAKSAPSRSMSCEHCRPAQISKVAGRWVCQPASFCEKHRPARRAPKYWNVVYDSGKPTPFVPIYEPFED, from the coding sequence ATGAACACACTCGACCGCTACCGCCGCCTCGCCCACGCCGCCAACTGCGACTGCTCTGTCTGCTGGTCCCGTCGCGAACTGGCGAAGAGCGCGCCCTCCCGGTCCATGTCCTGCGAGCACTGCCGCCCCGCGCAGATATCCAAGGTCGCTGGGCGCTGGGTCTGCCAGCCGGCCTCGTTCTGCGAGAAACACAGGCCCGCCCGCCGCGCCCCGAAGTACTGGAACGTTGTGTACGACAGCGGCAAGCCCACGCCCTTCGTGCCCATCTACGAGCCGTTCGAGGACTGA
- a CDS encoding alpha/beta fold hydrolase: MRPETAIVEIHSQYKVYTEFYGNPEARETIILVNGSLSTTASFAQTVKYLQPHFNVVLFDEPYAGQSKPHNDNSRFIGKETEADILLHLIEHFRVDYLMSFSWGSVSALLALAQCPARIKKAIVTSFSPILNEPMMDYLTRGLDCLSAIDRDAVGHLVNNTIGKYLPSLYQRFNHKHCSSLDDHEYLQMHHHVCQVLNMDSRCYVDCLANVDIPLLFINGDRDEYTSAEDARHFAKHVRDCQFATIDNAGHFVDVETKAAWLQTQQAMLGFLKAPATKGMARPQVADYQAVAV; encoded by the coding sequence ATGAGGCCGGAAACCGCCATCGTCGAGATTCACAGCCAGTACAAGGTTTACACGGAGTTCTACGGCAACCCGGAAGCCAGGGAGACCATCATTCTGGTCAACGGCTCCTTGTCGACGACCGCCTCGTTCGCGCAGACAGTGAAATACCTGCAACCGCACTTCAACGTGGTGCTCTTCGACGAGCCCTATGCCGGCCAGTCCAAGCCGCATAACGACAACTCGCGCTTCATCGGCAAGGAAACCGAGGCCGACATTCTCCTCCACCTGATTGAGCACTTCCGGGTGGACTACCTGATGTCCTTCTCCTGGGGCAGCGTCTCCGCCCTCCTCGCCCTGGCCCAGTGCCCGGCACGGATCAAGAAGGCCATCGTCACCTCCTTCTCGCCTATCCTCAACGAGCCGATGATGGACTACCTGACCCGCGGCCTGGATTGCCTGTCGGCCATCGATCGGGACGCCGTGGGCCACCTGGTCAACAACACCATCGGCAAGTACCTGCCGAGCCTGTACCAGCGCTTCAACCACAAACACTGCAGCAGCCTCGACGACCACGAGTACCTGCAAATGCACCACCACGTCTGCCAGGTGCTGAACATGGATTCGCGCTGCTACGTGGACTGCCTGGCCAACGTTGACATCCCGCTGCTGTTCATCAACGGGGACCGCGACGAGTACACCTCCGCCGAGGATGCCCGCCACTTCGCCAAGCACGTGCGCGATTGCCAGTTCGCCACCATCGACAACGCCGGCCACTTCGTCGACGTCGAAACCAAGGCCGCCTGGCTGCAGACCCAGCAAGCCATGCTGGGCTTCCTCAAGGCGCCGGCCACCAAGGGCATGGCTCGCCCGCAGGTTGCCGACTACCAGGCAGTAGCCGTTTGA